Proteins encoded by one window of Sediminicoccus rosea:
- the glgA gene encoding glycogen synthase GlgA yields MKLLAVASEGFPFIKTGGLADVVGALPAALAPEGVHVTTLLPGYPAVMAALGPVQQVEHLADLFGAPARLVRAEAAGRDILALDAPHFFARAGSPYLAPGGMDWPDNAIRFAALGRAAAHAADAMGFDALHAHDWQAGLAPAYLRFAGSRVPTLFTIHNLAFQGQFRADLFGLLGLPSAAFATAGLEYFGQVGYLKSGVWFSDRITTVSPGYAAEIRTPAWGMGLDGLLRGRGRDVSGILNGLDTAEWNPATDPHLPAHYDATAIAKRAINKAELQARMGLAIEPATPLFCFVGRLAWQKGMDLILEALPAILDNGAQLAILGSGEAALEERVHGATAAQPGRVGSFIGFDEGLARLCYGGADAILMPSRFEPCGLGQLCALRYGAPPIVARVGGLADTVIDANEMAVAAGTGTGLNFSPVNQEMLAAAIERAIGLYREGEAWARIQANAMASDVSWARSAARYAALFRGMIADRAR; encoded by the coding sequence ATGAAGCTTCTCGCCGTCGCCTCCGAGGGGTTTCCCTTCATCAAGACCGGTGGCCTCGCCGATGTGGTGGGCGCGCTGCCGGCGGCGCTGGCGCCCGAGGGCGTCCATGTCACGACGCTGCTCCCCGGCTATCCGGCCGTGATGGCGGCCCTCGGCCCGGTGCAGCAGGTGGAGCATCTGGCCGACCTCTTCGGCGCGCCGGCGCGGCTGGTGCGGGCCGAGGCGGCGGGGCGGGACATCCTGGCACTCGACGCGCCGCATTTCTTCGCCCGTGCCGGCTCGCCCTATCTGGCGCCGGGCGGGATGGACTGGCCGGACAATGCCATCCGCTTCGCCGCCCTCGGCCGGGCGGCGGCGCATGCGGCCGATGCGATGGGCTTCGACGCGCTGCACGCGCATGACTGGCAGGCGGGTCTCGCCCCCGCCTATCTGCGCTTCGCGGGAAGCCGCGTGCCCACGCTCTTCACCATCCACAACCTGGCCTTCCAGGGGCAGTTCCGCGCCGACCTCTTCGGCCTGCTGGGCCTGCCCTCGGCCGCCTTCGCCACCGCCGGCCTCGAGTATTTCGGGCAGGTCGGCTACCTGAAGTCGGGTGTCTGGTTCAGCGACCGCATCACCACCGTATCGCCCGGCTATGCGGCCGAGATCCGCACGCCCGCCTGGGGCATGGGCCTGGATGGCCTGCTGCGCGGGCGCGGGCGCGATGTCAGCGGGATCCTGAACGGCCTCGACACGGCCGAGTGGAATCCGGCAACGGACCCGCACCTGCCCGCGCATTACGACGCGACCGCCATCGCGAAGCGCGCCATCAACAAGGCGGAGCTGCAGGCGCGCATGGGCCTCGCCATCGAGCCCGCGACGCCGCTCTTCTGCTTCGTCGGCCGCCTCGCCTGGCAGAAGGGCATGGACCTGATCCTGGAGGCGCTGCCCGCCATCCTCGACAATGGCGCGCAGCTTGCCATCCTCGGCAGCGGCGAGGCGGCGCTGGAGGAGCGCGTGCATGGCGCGACGGCCGCGCAGCCCGGCCGCGTGGGCAGCTTCATCGGCTTCGACGAGGGGCTGGCGCGGCTCTGCTATGGCGGCGCGGATGCCATCCTCATGCCGTCCCGCTTCGAGCCCTGCGGCCTTGGCCAGCTCTGCGCGCTGCGCTACGGCGCGCCGCCCATCGTGGCGCGTGTGGGCGGTCTGGCCGACACCGTGATCGACGCGAATGAGATGGCGGTGGCGGCCGGCACCGGCACCGGGCTGAATTTCTCGCCCGTGAACCAGGAGATGCTGGCGGCCGCCATCGAACGTGCCATCGGCCTCTATCGCGAGGGCGAGGCCTGGGCCCGCATCCAGGCCAATGCGATGGCGAGCGATGTCTCCTGGGCGCGCTCGGCCGCGCGCTACGCCGCCCTGTTCCGGGGCATGATCGCTGACCGCGCCCGCTGA
- the glgX gene encoding glycogen debranching protein GlgX produces the protein MGVTLHPDGVEVAIPAPGAERLFFCIFEGPRETARHPLPHRRGDVFHGVVPGIAAGTAYGLRAEGPGFDAGKLLLDPWARALEGPLRLHPTAFGAGDSGPHVTRALVAAPLPATPWSPLPAGPAVIYELHVKGFTALHPAIPEAERGTFAGLAHPAAIAHLRRLGVTQVELLPVAAWVDERHLPPLGLTNYWGYNPVAFLTPDPRLAPGGMAEVRTAVAALRSAGIGVILDVVFNHTGEGDALGPTLSLRGLGEPHWYRLGHNESGCGNVLALDRPWPLRLVMDALRHWAEQAGVDGFRLDLATTLGRTRHGFDPDAPLLAAIRQDPVLRHRRIIAEPWDIGADGYQLGRFPAGWGEWNDRFRDDVRRFWRGDAGMLGALATRIAGSADAFPERIADSVNFITAHDGFTLRDLVTYAERHNLANGEEGRDGSGENHSWNHGTEGPDPALAERRLGDVRALLATLLTARGTPMLAMGDEAGRSQGGNNNAYAQDNATSWLDWGKLDQELVDYTARLIAARQTHPALHATAPLTGTPCPTTGLPDVEWRHPEGHALRPADWGLSRALVAVLATGEDRVAIALNGGDEARALHPPRPRWGFRWEVLAASTPGGSDALPPRSVLLMAERPARTRDGLARRAGAADPALLGRLAEAAGIATHWHDLTGREHEVPEATLRAVLAALRLPAETAAQARDSLARRRHRPPLPPHHPARAGEAAHLPAGPDLPERPELHLTLEDGGTREFQGLVAGGRLALPPLPEGRHLLRWRDALCRITAAPAQCFLPLDAPRFGITAQSYALRHAQDQGIGDFTAIADLARGAARAGALWLGISPPHALMPVERERASPYQPSDRRFLEPLLIDVSPLPEAAGEAALFAALRAGRDVDYPAAWAAKRRVLAAAWRRFDRMDPDFLRFRAAGGAALARFATFNALAERHGTSDSRRWPAGLRHGRDAGITAWQAAEADAVGFHAWLQFLADRQMTEAASAGAGLYRDLAVGMAGDGAEAWSGDMAFLPGLSIGAPPDPLGPLGQVWGIPPPDPLAAEASGHAGFAALIRSNMRHAAALRIDHVLGLKRLFLVPDGATAGEGCYLAQPFEAALGEIALESQRARCAVVGEDLGTVPEGLREALHAARILSYRVLWFEREGPEFRPPADYPRLAAACVATHDIPTLAGWWEGADIAEREALGLLDAAGAAAARAVRAAERVTLLATLSLPTQDAANLPEAVAAAIHAHVAATPSLMLLLQAEDLAGERVGVNLPGTDRERPNWRHRMAPEATTICETPLASAILAGIAARAAP, from the coding sequence CTGGGCGTCACCCTCCACCCGGATGGGGTGGAGGTGGCGATCCCCGCCCCCGGCGCCGAGCGTCTGTTCTTCTGCATCTTCGAGGGCCCGCGCGAGACGGCCCGGCACCCGCTGCCGCATCGCCGGGGCGATGTCTTCCATGGCGTGGTCCCGGGCATCGCGGCCGGCACCGCCTATGGGCTGCGCGCGGAAGGCCCGGGGTTCGATGCGGGCAAGCTGCTGCTCGACCCCTGGGCGCGCGCGCTGGAGGGGCCGCTCCGCCTGCATCCCACCGCCTTCGGGGCCGGCGACTCCGGCCCGCATGTCACGCGCGCCTTGGTCGCCGCGCCGCTGCCCGCCACGCCCTGGTCACCCCTGCCCGCCGGGCCCGCGGTCATCTACGAGCTGCATGTGAAGGGCTTCACCGCCCTGCATCCGGCGATTCCGGAGGCGGAGCGGGGCACCTTCGCGGGCCTGGCGCACCCGGCGGCCATCGCGCATCTGCGGCGCCTCGGCGTGACGCAAGTCGAACTGCTGCCCGTCGCCGCATGGGTGGACGAACGGCACCTGCCGCCGCTCGGCCTCACCAACTACTGGGGCTACAACCCCGTCGCCTTCCTCACGCCGGATCCGCGCCTCGCCCCTGGCGGGATGGCGGAGGTGCGGACCGCCGTGGCGGCTTTGCGATCCGCCGGCATCGGCGTGATCCTTGACGTGGTGTTCAACCACACGGGCGAGGGCGATGCGCTCGGGCCCACGCTCAGCCTGCGCGGCCTGGGCGAGCCGCATTGGTATCGCCTCGGCCACAATGAGAGCGGCTGCGGCAATGTGCTGGCGCTGGACCGGCCCTGGCCCTTGCGCCTCGTGATGGACGCGTTGCGCCATTGGGCGGAGCAGGCGGGCGTGGATGGCTTCCGGCTCGACCTCGCCACCACGCTGGGCCGCACGCGGCATGGCTTCGACCCGGATGCGCCGCTGCTCGCCGCCATCCGGCAGGACCCCGTGCTGCGCCATCGCCGCATCATCGCCGAGCCCTGGGACATCGGCGCCGATGGCTACCAGCTCGGCCGCTTTCCCGCCGGCTGGGGCGAGTGGAATGACCGCTTCCGCGACGACGTGCGCCGCTTCTGGCGCGGCGATGCCGGCATGCTGGGCGCGCTCGCCACGCGCATCGCCGGCTCCGCCGATGCCTTTCCGGAGCGCATCGCCGACAGCGTGAACTTCATCACGGCGCATGACGGCTTCACGCTCCGTGACCTCGTCACCTATGCGGAGCGCCACAACCTCGCCAATGGCGAGGAAGGGCGGGATGGCTCGGGCGAGAACCACTCCTGGAACCATGGCACCGAGGGGCCCGACCCGGCGCTGGCGGAACGCCGCCTCGGCGATGTGCGCGCATTGCTGGCGACGCTGCTGACCGCGCGCGGCACGCCCATGCTCGCCATGGGCGATGAGGCTGGGCGCAGCCAGGGGGGCAACAACAATGCCTATGCGCAGGACAATGCGACCTCCTGGCTCGACTGGGGGAAGCTCGACCAGGAATTGGTGGATTACACCGCGCGCCTCATCGCGGCGCGGCAGACGCACCCCGCGCTGCACGCGACCGCGCCGCTGACCGGCACCCCCTGCCCCACGACCGGCCTGCCCGATGTGGAATGGCGCCACCCGGAGGGCCACGCGCTGCGGCCCGCGGATTGGGGCCTCTCCCGCGCGCTGGTGGCCGTGCTGGCCACGGGCGAGGACCGCGTGGCGATCGCCCTCAATGGCGGTGATGAGGCCCGCGCCCTGCACCCGCCGCGCCCGCGCTGGGGCTTCCGGTGGGAGGTGCTGGCGGCGAGCACGCCCGGCGGCTCGGACGCGCTGCCGCCGCGCAGCGTGCTGCTGATGGCCGAGCGCCCCGCCCGGACGCGGGACGGCTTGGCCCGCCGCGCCGGGGCCGCGGACCCGGCCCTGCTCGGCCGCCTGGCAGAGGCCGCCGGCATCGCGACCCATTGGCATGATCTCACGGGGCGCGAGCATGAGGTGCCGGAAGCGACGCTGCGCGCCGTGCTCGCCGCGCTCCGCCTGCCGGCCGAGACCGCCGCCCAGGCGCGGGACAGCCTGGCCCGCCGCCGGCACCGCCCGCCCTTGCCCCCGCATCACCCGGCCCGCGCCGGCGAGGCCGCGCACCTGCCGGCCGGCCCTGACCTGCCGGAACGGCCCGAGCTGCACCTCACGCTGGAGGATGGTGGCACGCGCGAATTCCAAGGGCTGGTCGCGGGCGGCCGGCTCGCCCTGCCGCCCCTGCCCGAGGGCCGGCACCTGCTGCGCTGGCGCGATGCGCTCTGCCGCATCACCGCCGCCCCCGCGCAATGCTTCCTGCCGCTCGATGCGCCGCGCTTCGGCATCACCGCGCAGAGCTACGCGCTGCGCCATGCGCAGGACCAGGGTATCGGCGACTTCACCGCCATCGCGGATCTCGCGCGCGGCGCGGCGCGGGCGGGCGCGCTGTGGCTCGGCATCAGCCCGCCCCATGCGCTGATGCCGGTGGAGCGCGAGCGCGCCAGCCCCTACCAGCCCTCCGACCGCCGCTTCCTGGAACCCTTGCTGATCGACGTGTCGCCGCTGCCCGAGGCGGCGGGGGAGGCCGCGCTCTTCGCCGCCCTGCGCGCGGGGCGCGATGTGGACTACCCCGCCGCCTGGGCCGCCAAGCGCCGCGTGCTGGCGGCCGCCTGGCGGCGCTTCGATCGGATGGATCCCGACTTCCTGCGGTTCCGCGCGGCGGGGGGCGCCGCGCTCGCCCGCTTCGCCACCTTCAACGCCCTCGCCGAGCGGCACGGCACCAGCGATTCACGGCGCTGGCCGGCCGGGCTGCGGCATGGGCGGGATGCCGGAATCACCGCCTGGCAGGCGGCGGAGGCGGATGCGGTGGGCTTCCACGCCTGGCTGCAATTCCTGGCGGACCGGCAGATGACGGAGGCCGCCTCAGCCGGCGCCGGCCTCTACCGCGACCTCGCCGTCGGCATGGCGGGGGATGGGGCGGAGGCTTGGTCGGGCGACATGGCCTTCCTGCCCGGCCTTTCCATCGGCGCGCCGCCCGATCCACTCGGCCCGCTGGGCCAGGTCTGGGGCATCCCGCCGCCTGATCCGCTCGCGGCCGAGGCCAGCGGCCATGCCGGCTTCGCCGCGCTGATCCGGTCCAACATGCGCCACGCGGCGGCGCTGCGGATCGACCATGTGCTGGGGCTGAAGCGCCTCTTCCTCGTGCCCGACGGCGCCACGGCGGGCGAGGGCTGCTACCTCGCGCAGCCCTTCGAAGCGGCGCTGGGCGAGATCGCGCTCGAAAGCCAGCGCGCCCGCTGCGCCGTGGTGGGCGAGGATCTGGGCACCGTGCCCGAGGGCCTGCGCGAGGCGCTGCATGCGGCTCGCATCCTGTCCTACCGGGTGCTCTGGTTCGAGCGGGAGGGGCCGGAATTCCGCCCACCCGCCGATTATCCCCGCCTCGCCGCCGCCTGCGTCGCCACGCATGACATCCCGACGCTGGCCGGCTGGTGGGAGGGAGCGGACATCGCGGAGCGCGAGGCGCTCGGCCTGCTGGACGCGGCCGGCGCCGCCGCCGCGCGGGCCGTGCGCGCGGCCGAGCGCGTCACGTTGCTGGCGACGCTCAGCCTGCCCACCCAGGATGCGGCCAACCTGCCCGAGGCGGTGGCGGCCGCCATCCATGCCCATGTGGCTGCCACGCCCTCGCTGATGCTGCTGCTGCAGGCGGAGGACCTGGCCGGGGAGCGGGTGGGCGTGAACCTGCCCGGGACGGATCGCGAGCGGCCCAATTGGCGCCACCGCATGGCGCCCGAGGCCACGACGATCTGCGAAACGCCGCTGGCCAGCGCCATCCTGGCGGGCATCGCCGCCCGCGCCGCCCCCTGA
- a CDS encoding polyadenylate binding domain-containing protein has protein sequence MRHAQPRWTRFLALAALLGTAACTSHYGEEPLYVLRDSMGRSVAMAGASQLGGAAPGTTLRANVGGVEQTVMVGERVGMGPAMAPRQAAASPMEMAAATAPAEPLPPVAEVPLLSGVTSTPLSPPDAAPQAGSTTTGSTTTRRAQQVAAGETPTGRRRGPPPRSVSRSVM, from the coding sequence ATGCGCCATGCCCAGCCCCGATGGACCCGCTTCCTGGCGTTGGCCGCCCTTCTCGGGACCGCAGCCTGCACGAGCCATTACGGCGAGGAGCCGCTTTACGTGCTGCGCGATTCGATGGGGCGCTCGGTCGCCATGGCGGGCGCCTCTCAGCTGGGCGGCGCCGCGCCCGGCACCACGCTGCGCGCCAATGTCGGCGGAGTGGAGCAGACGGTGATGGTGGGCGAGCGGGTGGGCATGGGGCCGGCCATGGCGCCCCGGCAGGCCGCCGCGAGCCCGATGGAGATGGCGGCGGCAACAGCCCCGGCCGAGCCGCTTCCGCCCGTCGCGGAGGTCCCCCTCCTGAGCGGCGTCACGAGCACGCCGCTCAGCCCGCCCGACGCGGCACCGCAGGCTGGCAGCACCACGACCGGCAGCACCACGACTCGACGCGCGCAGCAGGTCGCGGCCGGCGAGACGCCCACCGGCCGCCGGCGCGGCCCGCCGCCGCGCAGCGTCTCGCGCTCGGTGATGTGA
- a CDS encoding tyrosine-protein phosphatase, protein MAWLNSLFVDHAFLRISWRNWGVVESGRLYRSNHPLPWQIREAARRHGIRSMINLRGHRTTCGSDALGRAAAAEVGLVHADQPFESRGAPHKERLLNLIALYRSLPQPILIHCKSGADRTGLAAGVWHLLQGRGAAAAMSELSLRYGHIAAARTGILDAFFAEFAAAEARGLDFETWLTTEYDEAALRAGFKPQPLAAWFTDSVLRRE, encoded by the coding sequence ATGGCCTGGCTGAACTCGCTCTTCGTGGATCACGCCTTCCTGCGCATCTCCTGGCGCAACTGGGGCGTGGTGGAGAGCGGGCGGCTCTACCGCTCGAACCACCCGCTGCCCTGGCAGATCCGCGAGGCGGCGCGCCGGCACGGCATCCGCAGCATGATCAACCTGCGCGGCCACCGCACCACCTGCGGCTCGGACGCGCTGGGGCGGGCAGCGGCGGCGGAGGTGGGGCTGGTCCACGCCGACCAGCCCTTCGAGAGCCGGGGCGCGCCGCACAAGGAGCGGCTGCTCAACCTGATCGCGCTCTACCGCAGCCTGCCGCAGCCCATCCTGATCCATTGCAAGTCGGGGGCGGACCGCACCGGGCTCGCCGCCGGCGTCTGGCACCTGCTGCAGGGGCGCGGCGCGGCGGCGGCCATGTCGGAACTCTCGCTGCGCTACGGGCACATCGCCGCGGCGCGCACCGGCATCCTGGACGCCTTCTTCGCCGAGTTCGCCGCGGCCGAGGCGCGCGGCCTCGATTTCGAGACCTGGCTCACCACCGAATATGACGAGGCCGCCCTGCGTGCCGGCTTCAAGCCGCAGCCTCTCGCCGCCTGGTTCACCGATTCGGTGCTGCGGCGGGAATAG
- a CDS encoding S-(hydroxymethyl)glutathione dehydrogenase/class III alcohol dehydrogenase, whose product MKSRAAVAWAAGKPLTIETVEIGGPKPGEVLVEVMATGICHTDAYTLSGADPEGLFPAILGHEGAGIVREIGAGVTSLKVGDHVIPLYTPECRQCKTCLSQRSNLCTAIRGTQGKGVMPDGTSRFRCEGTQVMHYMGCSTFANFTVLPEIALAKVRPDAPFEKICYIGCGVTTGIGAVINTAKVWPGATVAVFGLGGIGLNVIQGARLVGADKIIGVDINPARQEMARRFGMTHFVNPDEVGRDKVIQAIQDLTDGGADFSFECVGNTTLMRQALECTHRGWGTSIIIGVAAAGQEISTRPFQLVTGRNWRGTAFGGARGRTDVPKIVDWYMEGKIEIDPLITHVMPLEKINEGFDLMHKGESIRSVVVY is encoded by the coding sequence ATGAAATCACGCGCGGCGGTCGCCTGGGCGGCGGGCAAGCCCCTGACCATCGAGACGGTGGAGATCGGCGGGCCCAAGCCCGGCGAGGTCCTGGTCGAGGTGATGGCGACGGGCATCTGCCACACCGACGCCTACACCCTCTCTGGCGCTGATCCGGAGGGGCTGTTCCCGGCCATCCTCGGCCATGAGGGCGCGGGCATCGTCCGCGAGATCGGTGCGGGCGTGACCTCGCTGAAGGTCGGCGACCACGTGATTCCGCTCTACACGCCCGAATGCCGGCAGTGCAAAACCTGCCTCTCCCAGCGCAGCAACCTTTGCACCGCCATCCGCGGCACCCAGGGCAAGGGCGTGATGCCGGACGGCACGAGCCGATTCCGCTGCGAGGGCACGCAGGTCATGCACTATATGGGCTGCAGCACCTTCGCGAACTTCACCGTCCTGCCGGAGATCGCGCTGGCCAAGGTCCGCCCCGACGCGCCCTTCGAGAAGATCTGTTACATCGGCTGTGGCGTGACCACGGGCATCGGCGCCGTCATCAACACGGCCAAGGTCTGGCCCGGCGCCACGGTTGCCGTCTTCGGCCTCGGCGGCATCGGCCTCAACGTGATCCAGGGCGCGCGCCTCGTCGGCGCGGACAAGATCATCGGCGTGGACATCAACCCCGCCCGGCAGGAGATGGCGCGCCGCTTCGGCATGACGCATTTCGTGAACCCGGACGAGGTGGGGCGCGACAAGGTGATCCAGGCCATCCAGGACCTCACCGATGGCGGCGCCGATTTCAGCTTCGAATGCGTGGGCAACACGACGCTGATGCGCCAGGCGCTGGAATGCACGCATCGCGGCTGGGGCACCTCCATCATCATCGGCGTGGCGGCGGCGGGGCAGGAGATCTCGACGCGGCCCTTCCAGCTCGTCACCGGGCGCAACTGGCGCGGCACGGCCTTCGGCGGCGCGCGCGGCCGCACCGACGTGCCGAAGATCGTGGACTGGTACATGGAGGGGAAGATCGAGATCGACCCGCTCATCACCCATGTCATGCCGCTCGAGAAGATCAACGAGGGCTTCGACCTGATGCACAAGGGCGAGAGCATCCGCAGCGTCGTGGTGTATTGA
- a CDS encoding Bug family tripartite tricarboxylate transporter substrate binding protein, with product MTTRRTLIAAGLAAPALLPTGSLAQSAWPERPVRVIVPWPPGGSTDVLCRLMCERLQAITGQSFIIENRPGAGGNIGADAVAKAAPDGYTMGPLTLTVWSIAQFLYARLPFDTDRDFQPVSLHWELPNVFVVSSAHTPARTAQEFVTFAKARQGGVSYGSPGVGTTAHLCGSLFVARNGIDGVHVPFRGAAQTIPAMLSGDVTFAIDNLASYVPVIQEGRMRALAVTSATRHPALPDVPTMAEAGIPNFTVQSWCAFGMPAGVPAPIVARASELMQQVANEPATKERFLRTGAHAIGSSPDGVWERARRERPLWQEMVRISGARLE from the coding sequence ATGACCACGCGCCGCACCTTGATCGCCGCCGGCCTCGCCGCGCCCGCCCTGCTGCCCACCGGCAGCCTCGCGCAATCCGCCTGGCCCGAGCGGCCGGTGCGCGTGATCGTGCCCTGGCCGCCGGGCGGCAGCACGGATGTGCTCTGCCGGCTGATGTGCGAACGCCTGCAGGCCATCACGGGCCAGTCCTTCATCATCGAGAACCGGCCTGGGGCGGGCGGCAATATCGGCGCGGACGCCGTCGCCAAGGCCGCGCCCGATGGCTACACCATGGGCCCGCTGACGCTGACCGTCTGGTCCATCGCGCAATTCCTCTATGCGCGCCTGCCCTTCGACACGGATCGCGATTTCCAGCCCGTCTCGCTGCATTGGGAACTGCCCAATGTCTTCGTCGTCTCCTCGGCGCATACGCCGGCCCGCACGGCGCAGGAGTTCGTCACCTTCGCCAAGGCGCGCCAGGGGGGCGTCTCCTACGGCTCGCCCGGCGTCGGCACGACGGCCCATCTGTGTGGCTCGCTCTTCGTCGCGCGCAACGGCATTGATGGCGTGCATGTGCCGTTCCGCGGCGCGGCGCAGACCATCCCGGCCATGCTTTCGGGCGATGTGACCTTCGCGATCGACAACCTCGCGAGCTATGTGCCGGTGATCCAGGAGGGGCGGATGCGGGCGCTGGCCGTGACCAGCGCCACCCGCCACCCGGCGCTGCCCGATGTGCCCACCATGGCCGAGGCGGGCATTCCCAACTTCACCGTGCAGTCCTGGTGCGCCTTCGGCATGCCGGCCGGCGTGCCCGCGCCTATCGTCGCCCGGGCGAGCGAACTGATGCAGCAGGTGGCCAATGAGCCGGCCACGAAGGAGCGTTTCCTGCGCACTGGCGCCCATGCCATCGGCTCCTCGCCCGATGGTGTCTGGGAGCGCGCACGGCGCGAGCGTCCGCTTTGGCAGGAGATGGTGCGCATCTCCGGCGCGCGCCTGGAATAA
- a CDS encoding deoxyguanosinetriphosphate triphosphohydrolase: MQPVLARSLAPWAVTSSRGRLHPEAEDSHRSPWQRDRDRIIHSRAFRRLQYKTQVFVFHEGDHFRTRLTHSIEVAQIARSLARRLDLDEDLAEALALAHDLGHPPFGHAGEEALDAAMRPHGGFDHNAQSLKHVTLLERRYAGFDGLNLTWETLEGLAKHNGPVRRPARYLAEYNARHDLELASHASAEAQVAAIADDIAYNNHDLEDGIRAGLFTVEEVAELPMPGAALAAARAAHAGLPEDRAAPEMVRRVIAAMINDVAEEAARRITALAPKSAADIRAAPAPVVVFSARMAEANAEVRAFLFERMYRHFRVNRATQKSKRALQMLFQLLHGGTQMLPDEWRRRAGESGTPAAAEVVCDYIAGMTDRFALEEHRRLTDPHVAG; encoded by the coding sequence ATGCAACCTGTGCTTGCCCGCTCGCTGGCCCCCTGGGCGGTGACCTCCTCGCGCGGTCGCCTCCATCCGGAGGCGGAGGATTCCCACCGCAGCCCCTGGCAGCGCGACCGGGACCGCATCATCCATTCCCGCGCCTTCCGGCGGCTGCAATACAAGACGCAGGTCTTCGTCTTCCACGAGGGCGACCATTTCCGCACGCGCCTCACGCACAGCATCGAGGTGGCGCAGATCGCCCGCAGCCTGGCGCGTCGCCTCGACCTCGACGAGGACCTGGCCGAGGCGCTGGCGCTCGCCCATGACCTTGGCCACCCGCCCTTCGGCCATGCCGGGGAGGAGGCGCTGGATGCCGCGATGCGCCCGCATGGCGGCTTCGATCACAATGCCCAGAGCCTGAAGCACGTGACGCTGCTGGAGCGCCGCTATGCCGGCTTCGACGGCCTGAACCTGACCTGGGAGACGCTGGAGGGGCTGGCCAAGCACAATGGCCCGGTCCGCCGCCCGGCCCGCTACCTCGCGGAATACAATGCGCGGCACGACCTGGAACTCGCCTCCCATGCAAGCGCCGAGGCGCAGGTCGCCGCCATCGCGGATGACATCGCCTACAACAATCATGACCTGGAGGACGGCATCCGCGCCGGGCTCTTCACCGTGGAGGAGGTGGCGGAACTGCCCATGCCCGGCGCGGCACTCGCCGCGGCCCGCGCGGCGCATGCCGGCCTGCCCGAGGATCGCGCGGCGCCCGAGATGGTGCGCCGGGTGATCGCCGCCATGATCAATGACGTGGCGGAGGAGGCGGCGCGGCGGATCACGGCGCTGGCACCGAAATCCGCCGCCGACATCCGCGCGGCACCCGCGCCCGTCGTCGTCTTCAGCGCGCGCATGGCGGAGGCCAATGCGGAGGTGCGCGCCTTCCTCTTCGAGCGGATGTACCGCCATTTCCGGGTGAACCGCGCCACGCAGAAATCGAAGCGGGCGCTTCAGATGCTGTTCCAGCTGCTGCATGGCGGGACGCAGATGCTGCCCGATGAATGGCGGCGCCGGGCCGGCGAATCCGGCACGCCGGCGGCGGCCGAGGTGGTCTGCGACTACATCGCCGGCATGACCGACCGTTTCGCGCTGGAGGAACATCGCCGCCTGACCGACCCGCACGTCGCGGGCTAG
- a CDS encoding HesB/IscA family protein encodes MPDGQPARAFHVTPRAAEEIAAIAARENRPEAGLRVTVSAGGCSGLQYGFALEDAAGEDDLVVTLGGTRVFVDAVSLDFLDGSQLDWHEALIGSHFVVRNPQAVSGCGCGVSFAVA; translated from the coding sequence ATGCCCGATGGCCAGCCCGCCCGCGCCTTCCACGTCACCCCCCGCGCCGCCGAGGAAATCGCGGCCATCGCCGCGCGCGAGAACCGGCCCGAGGCCGGCCTGCGCGTGACCGTCTCGGCCGGTGGCTGCTCCGGCCTGCAATACGGCTTCGCGCTCGAGGATGCGGCGGGCGAGGACGACCTGGTGGTGACGCTGGGCGGCACGCGTGTCTTCGTGGACGCCGTCTCGCTCGATTTCCTCGACGGCTCGCAACTCGACTGGCACGAGGCGCTGATCGGCTCGCATTTCGTGGTCCGGAACCCGCAGGCGGTGAGCGGCTGCGGCTGCGGCGTCAGCTTCGCCGTCGCGTGA